Proteins encoded in a region of the Cydia pomonella isolate Wapato2018A chromosome 3, ilCydPomo1, whole genome shotgun sequence genome:
- the LOC133515894 gene encoding scolexin B-like isoform X1 translates to MSDASTIKHVEPAARRETAAMLRLACLLALAAAPARARPDAQPALTITQVGNTLTNEVPRVPHSEVRSTTEAPLHQQYPHAVLFGGACGGTIIHPSWILTAGHCSLLRRSTLFTPGRNVLAGTGNSGDGSGVRLAVKKLYLHPLFAVGPYWVNTREFGIKQVHARWDFMLVELESPLQLDGVNIAAVPLDDGKDIPESLAADYAGFGATHHGGVMQRHMHGMKLRTESDERCSSLPQYSKEDMLCAVGRTETRDSACNGDSGSGLVSTENRRLLGVASWVEDDASECSPGKLVVFSRVAAARPWIKQVTGLDL, encoded by the exons ATGAGTGACGCATCGACTATAAAACATGTCGAACCGGCCGCGCGCCGGGAAACCGCCGCCATGCTCCGACTCGCGTGCCTGCTGGCGctcgccgccgcgcccgcgcgcgcGCGCCCCGACGCGCAGCCCGCGCTCACCATCACACAAGTAGGCAACA CATTAACTAATGAGGTGCCCCGAGTTCCCCACTCGGAGGTGAGGTCAACGACGGAGGCGCCGCTGCACCAGCAGTACCCCCATGCGGTGCTGTTCGGCGGGGCCTGCGGGGGCACCATCATCCATCCCAGCTGGATCCTTACCGCTGGCCACTG TTCCCTTCTGCGCCGCAGCACGCTGTTCACGCCGGGGCGCAACGTGCTGGCCGGCACGGGCAACTCGGGCGACGGCAGCGGCGTGCGCCTGGCGGTAAAGAAACTGTATCTACACCCGCTGTTCGCCGTCGGGCCCTACTGGGTCAACACGCGCGAGTTTGGGATCAAGCAG GTGCACGCACGCTGGGACTTCATGCTGGTGGAGCTGGAGTCGCCGCTGCAGCTGGATGGCGTGAACATCGCGGCTGTACCGCTTGACGATGGGAAAGACATCCCGGAGTCGCTAGCCGCCGACTACGCTGGTTTCGGTGCAACTCATCACGGG GGTGTCATGCAGCGGCACATGCACGGGATGAAGTTGCGGACGGAGAGTGACGAGCGGTGTTCCAGCCTCCCTCAGTACAGTAAAGAAGACATGCTGTGTGCAGTGGGCCGCACTGAGACGCGCGACTCAGCTTGTAAC GGTGACAGCGGCAGCGGCTTGGTGAGCACGGAGAACCGTCGCTTGCTGGGCGTGGCGTCGTGGGTGGAGGACGACGCCAGCGAGTGCAGCCCGGGCAAGCTCGTGGTGTTCTCGCGTGTGGCCGCGGCGCGCCCCTGGATTAAGCAGGTCACCGGCCTCGACTTGTAA
- the LOC133515892 gene encoding tigger transposable element-derived protein 4-like, whose product MLSWFNNQRQNNVPISGPIVKAKAEKFANQLGIIDFKASEGWLGKFKHRHQITYGKMNGEARDVDMNVTNNWISTVWPKLKIKYSPEDIFNADETGLFCKLTPDKTLKFKGEKCVGGKLSKERITVLVAANMSGTEKRKLLVIGKSKNPRGFKNIKQLPVTYKANKSAWMTSQIFEEEVRKWDAELKSRKILLLVDNCPAHPIISNLRNIELAFFPANTTSILQPMDQSVIKSLKGHYRRKMLMDMIETDGKVSINMLQAVNFLSKAWQEVTAATIQHSFLHAGLCSSQETNQFDSEDNLPLSEWIRQFNIPNNFNEDLQSYENIDEDVATTGTLTDEQIVDLVSKSQETPDNQDEADDQVDKAESPPTIQQALDAAKLVEIFLLFNQDDSTTYVDMNRIHKIIQNKYWHSKKRQTKLSDYMCKQ is encoded by the coding sequence ATGTTGTCGTGGTTTAACAATCAACGCCAGAATAATGTACCCATCTCAGGGCCAATTGTAAAAGCTAAGGCTGAAAAGTTTGCCAACCAACTTGGCATAATTGACTTTAAAGCATCTGAAGGTTGGCTTGGAAAATTTAAGCACCGTCACCAAATTACGTACGGTAAAATGAACGGAGAGGCGCGGGATGTCGATATGAATGTGACTAACAATTGGATTAGTACAGTGTGGCctaaattaaagataaagtaCTCACCAGAAGACATTTTTAATGCAGATGAAACTGGCCTTTTTTGCAAGTTGACTCCCGACAAAACTTTAAAATTCAAAGGGGAAAAATGTGTTGGAGGAAAACTGTCTAAAGAGCGTATTACAGTTCTAGTGGCTGCCAATATGAGTGGCACAGAAAAAAGAAAGCTCTTAGTTATAGGCAAATCGAAAAACCCTCGGGGTTTCAAGAACATAAAACAGTTGCCAGTTACGTACAAAGCAAACAAGTCAGCTTGGATGACATCGCAGATTTTTGAAGAGGAAGTGAGAAAATGGGATGCTGAATTAAAATCACGGAAAATCTTGCTTCTAGTAGACAATTGTCCTGCTCACCCAATCATATCTAATCTTCGAAACATAGAGTTAGCATTTTTCCCAGCTAATACAACCAGTATTTTACAACCAATGGATCAGAGTGTAATTAAAAGCCTAAAGGGCCACTATAGACGGAAAATGTTGATGGATATGATCGAAACTGACGGCAAGGTCTCGATCAACATGCTACAAGCAGTGAACTTCTTATCAAAAGCCTGGCAAGAGGTAACAGCAGCCACTATCCAACATTCTTTTCTACATGCTGGATTATGTAGTAGCCAAGAAACGAACCAATTTGACAGTGAAGACAATCTACCACTGAGTGAATGGATAAGACAGTTCAACATACCAAACAATTTTAACGAAGATCTACAATCGTACGAAAATATAGATGAGGATGTAGCCACAACTGGTACACTTACAGATGAACAAATTGTTGATTTAGTGTCAAAAAGTCAGGAAACACCCGATAATCAAGATGAAGCAGATGATCAAGTGGACAAAGCCGAATCACCACCAACAATTCAACAAGCCCTAGATGCCGCTAAGTTGGTagaaatttttttgttgtttaatcaAGACGATTCCACCACATATGTAGATATGAAtagaatacataaaataatacaaaacaagtACTGGCATAGCAAAAAACGTCAGACAAAGTTATCAGACTATATgtgtaaacaataa
- the LOC133515894 gene encoding scolexin B-like isoform X2: MSDASTIKHVEPAARRETAAMLRLACLLALAAAPARARPDAQPALTITQVGNTLTNEVPRVPHSEVRSTTEAPLHQQYPHAVLFGGACGGTIIHPSWILTAGHCTLFTPGRNVLAGTGNSGDGSGVRLAVKKLYLHPLFAVGPYWVNTREFGIKQVHARWDFMLVELESPLQLDGVNIAAVPLDDGKDIPESLAADYAGFGATHHGGVMQRHMHGMKLRTESDERCSSLPQYSKEDMLCAVGRTETRDSACNGDSGSGLVSTENRRLLGVASWVEDDASECSPGKLVVFSRVAAARPWIKQVTGLDL; this comes from the exons ATGAGTGACGCATCGACTATAAAACATGTCGAACCGGCCGCGCGCCGGGAAACCGCCGCCATGCTCCGACTCGCGTGCCTGCTGGCGctcgccgccgcgcccgcgcgcgcGCGCCCCGACGCGCAGCCCGCGCTCACCATCACACAAGTAGGCAACA CATTAACTAATGAGGTGCCCCGAGTTCCCCACTCGGAGGTGAGGTCAACGACGGAGGCGCCGCTGCACCAGCAGTACCCCCATGCGGTGCTGTTCGGCGGGGCCTGCGGGGGCACCATCATCCATCCCAGCTGGATCCTTACCGCTGGCCACTG CACGCTGTTCACGCCGGGGCGCAACGTGCTGGCCGGCACGGGCAACTCGGGCGACGGCAGCGGCGTGCGCCTGGCGGTAAAGAAACTGTATCTACACCCGCTGTTCGCCGTCGGGCCCTACTGGGTCAACACGCGCGAGTTTGGGATCAAGCAG GTGCACGCACGCTGGGACTTCATGCTGGTGGAGCTGGAGTCGCCGCTGCAGCTGGATGGCGTGAACATCGCGGCTGTACCGCTTGACGATGGGAAAGACATCCCGGAGTCGCTAGCCGCCGACTACGCTGGTTTCGGTGCAACTCATCACGGG GGTGTCATGCAGCGGCACATGCACGGGATGAAGTTGCGGACGGAGAGTGACGAGCGGTGTTCCAGCCTCCCTCAGTACAGTAAAGAAGACATGCTGTGTGCAGTGGGCCGCACTGAGACGCGCGACTCAGCTTGTAAC GGTGACAGCGGCAGCGGCTTGGTGAGCACGGAGAACCGTCGCTTGCTGGGCGTGGCGTCGTGGGTGGAGGACGACGCCAGCGAGTGCAGCCCGGGCAAGCTCGTGGTGTTCTCGCGTGTGGCCGCGGCGCGCCCCTGGATTAAGCAGGTCACCGGCCTCGACTTGTAA
- the LOC133515894 gene encoding scolexin B-like isoform X3, with product MYYRGTYLRTLTPFSSEHRTSKVPHFTKTSVKQYPLTRLQICCKFALTNEVPRVPHSEVRSTTEAPLHQQYPHAVLFGGACGGTIIHPSWILTAGHCSLLRRSTLFTPGRNVLAGTGNSGDGSGVRLAVKKLYLHPLFAVGPYWVNTREFGIKQVHARWDFMLVELESPLQLDGVNIAAVPLDDGKDIPESLAADYAGFGATHHGGVMQRHMHGMKLRTESDERCSSLPQYSKEDMLCAVGRTETRDSACNGDSGSGLVSTENRRLLGVASWVEDDASECSPGKLVVFSRVAAARPWIKQVTGLDL from the exons ATGTATTATAgaggtacctacctacgtaCATTGACACCTTTCTCTTCGGAACATCGAACATCGAAGGTGCCACACTTCACTAAAACGTCAGTCAAGCAATACCCTTTAACTCGTCTTCAAATTTGCTGTAAATTTG CATTAACTAATGAGGTGCCCCGAGTTCCCCACTCGGAGGTGAGGTCAACGACGGAGGCGCCGCTGCACCAGCAGTACCCCCATGCGGTGCTGTTCGGCGGGGCCTGCGGGGGCACCATCATCCATCCCAGCTGGATCCTTACCGCTGGCCACTG TTCCCTTCTGCGCCGCAGCACGCTGTTCACGCCGGGGCGCAACGTGCTGGCCGGCACGGGCAACTCGGGCGACGGCAGCGGCGTGCGCCTGGCGGTAAAGAAACTGTATCTACACCCGCTGTTCGCCGTCGGGCCCTACTGGGTCAACACGCGCGAGTTTGGGATCAAGCAG GTGCACGCACGCTGGGACTTCATGCTGGTGGAGCTGGAGTCGCCGCTGCAGCTGGATGGCGTGAACATCGCGGCTGTACCGCTTGACGATGGGAAAGACATCCCGGAGTCGCTAGCCGCCGACTACGCTGGTTTCGGTGCAACTCATCACGGG GGTGTCATGCAGCGGCACATGCACGGGATGAAGTTGCGGACGGAGAGTGACGAGCGGTGTTCCAGCCTCCCTCAGTACAGTAAAGAAGACATGCTGTGTGCAGTGGGCCGCACTGAGACGCGCGACTCAGCTTGTAAC GGTGACAGCGGCAGCGGCTTGGTGAGCACGGAGAACCGTCGCTTGCTGGGCGTGGCGTCGTGGGTGGAGGACGACGCCAGCGAGTGCAGCCCGGGCAAGCTCGTGGTGTTCTCGCGTGTGGCCGCGGCGCGCCCCTGGATTAAGCAGGTCACCGGCCTCGACTTGTAA
- the LOC133515894 gene encoding scolexin B-like isoform X4 gives MQILRHYAALTNEVPRVPHSEVRSTTEAPLHQQYPHAVLFGGACGGTIIHPSWILTAGHCSLLRRSTLFTPGRNVLAGTGNSGDGSGVRLAVKKLYLHPLFAVGPYWVNTREFGIKQVHARWDFMLVELESPLQLDGVNIAAVPLDDGKDIPESLAADYAGFGATHHGGVMQRHMHGMKLRTESDERCSSLPQYSKEDMLCAVGRTETRDSACNGDSGSGLVSTENRRLLGVASWVEDDASECSPGKLVVFSRVAAARPWIKQVTGLDL, from the exons ATGCAGATATTACGGCATTATGCAg CATTAACTAATGAGGTGCCCCGAGTTCCCCACTCGGAGGTGAGGTCAACGACGGAGGCGCCGCTGCACCAGCAGTACCCCCATGCGGTGCTGTTCGGCGGGGCCTGCGGGGGCACCATCATCCATCCCAGCTGGATCCTTACCGCTGGCCACTG TTCCCTTCTGCGCCGCAGCACGCTGTTCACGCCGGGGCGCAACGTGCTGGCCGGCACGGGCAACTCGGGCGACGGCAGCGGCGTGCGCCTGGCGGTAAAGAAACTGTATCTACACCCGCTGTTCGCCGTCGGGCCCTACTGGGTCAACACGCGCGAGTTTGGGATCAAGCAG GTGCACGCACGCTGGGACTTCATGCTGGTGGAGCTGGAGTCGCCGCTGCAGCTGGATGGCGTGAACATCGCGGCTGTACCGCTTGACGATGGGAAAGACATCCCGGAGTCGCTAGCCGCCGACTACGCTGGTTTCGGTGCAACTCATCACGGG GGTGTCATGCAGCGGCACATGCACGGGATGAAGTTGCGGACGGAGAGTGACGAGCGGTGTTCCAGCCTCCCTCAGTACAGTAAAGAAGACATGCTGTGTGCAGTGGGCCGCACTGAGACGCGCGACTCAGCTTGTAAC GGTGACAGCGGCAGCGGCTTGGTGAGCACGGAGAACCGTCGCTTGCTGGGCGTGGCGTCGTGGGTGGAGGACGACGCCAGCGAGTGCAGCCCGGGCAAGCTCGTGGTGTTCTCGCGTGTGGCCGCGGCGCGCCCCTGGATTAAGCAGGTCACCGGCCTCGACTTGTAA